From Candidatus Margulisiibacteriota bacterium, a single genomic window includes:
- a CDS encoding YdcF family protein, translating to MFRFFLLIIGLIVFAVLFCLLPLLWLYPFTPEKLLVYEHPVQADAVVVLSGEAHREEYGLKLVKDGYASELFASGFQDPWTIKKMERTLQQASHHDVLVEPLSTSTFSDALYTKRIAHQKNWKTILVVTSPEHSLRARWIFRKVMPEIRVYSVPVPLGMDGFDIEKAKIPGTWENIQFVSEQKKFLAYYFLYGWRLNFNNFQEDIKFNTRMEKLKPRIRGEIKKLTNF from the coding sequence ATGTTCAGGTTTTTTTTGCTAATTATCGGCTTGATAGTCTTTGCTGTATTATTCTGTTTATTGCCCTTACTCTGGCTTTATCCGTTTACTCCGGAAAAATTGCTGGTTTATGAGCATCCTGTACAAGCTGACGCAGTGGTGGTTTTATCAGGAGAGGCCCATCGTGAGGAATATGGCTTGAAACTGGTAAAAGACGGCTATGCTTCTGAGCTTTTTGCCAGCGGTTTTCAGGATCCCTGGACTATAAAAAAAATGGAAAGGACACTGCAGCAGGCCAGCCATCACGATGTTCTTGTTGAACCCCTTTCAACCTCAACGTTTTCAGACGCATTATATACCAAACGTATTGCCCATCAAAAAAACTGGAAAACCATTCTGGTGGTAACCTCACCGGAACATAGCTTAAGAGCGCGCTGGATTTTTCGTAAGGTTATGCCAGAAATACGCGTCTATAGCGTGCCTGTTCCGCTGGGAATGGATGGATTTGATATTGAGAAGGCAAAAATACCCGGGACCTGGGAGAATATTCAATTTGTCAGTGAGCAGAAAAAGTTTCTGGCTTATTATTTTTTATATGGCTGGCGCTTAAATTTTAATAATTTTCAGGAGGATATCAAATTTAATACTCGTATGGAAAAATTAAAACCGAGGATCAGGGGGGAAATAAAAAAGTTGACCAATTTTTAA
- a CDS encoding cupin domain-containing protein — MKKDASYWIKALKLQTHPEGGFYKETYRSREVIPKTGLPARYNKERCFFTSIYYLLRSRDKSCLHRLKSEEIWHFFAGRSLTISMISPAGELQRVKLGRNLEKKETLQVVVPANHWFGATVDHKSSYTLIGCTVAPGFDFEDFELAKKEQLRKEYPELQKIIETLT; from the coding sequence ATGAAGAAAGATGCAAGTTATTGGATAAAAGCTCTAAAACTGCAAACACATCCCGAAGGGGGTTTTTATAAGGAAACTTACCGTAGCCGGGAAGTTATTCCAAAAACAGGCTTACCAGCCAGATACAATAAAGAACGCTGTTTTTTTACTTCTATTTATTATTTGTTAAGAAGCCGCGACAAATCCTGTCTGCACCGCCTGAAATCGGAAGAGATCTGGCATTTTTTTGCCGGTAGATCTTTAACCATTTCCATGATCAGTCCGGCCGGAGAATTACAGCGGGTCAAGCTGGGCAGGAATCTGGAAAAGAAGGAGACCTTGCAGGTGGTGGTGCCGGCTAATCATTGGTTTGGAGCTACGGTAGACCATAAATCTTCATACACTTTAATTGGCTGCACAGTTGCTCCGGGATTTGATTTCGAGGATTTTGAACTGGCCAAAAAAGAACAGCTCCGGAAAGAATATCCGGAGCTGCAAAAGATTATTGAAACGCTAACCTAG
- a CDS encoding aminotransferase class I/II-fold pyridoxal phosphate-dependent enzyme → MDTFKPIKQYYAELQNQGLTDLAAISEKLYDYQKKQQELGLFSQNGFTKKGSDSAATIIGAFNVPEQDCILWCINHYLGLNRSQSVIDKSCAAIRQYGTGAGTSAMSGGMSSLHKEIESRIGKLMDKEAVLLFPTGYTANLGCLSILPGKNDIILFDRECHASMIDGIKLSGKKWIPFDHNSVEDLEDKIAKFTGKYENILVVLESAYSMSGDLAPLKEICALKSKYRFYMYVDEAHTFGIYGKDGAGYCAELGVSSDVDFIVSTLSKATASIGGFVATQAKYIPLIMWGANSYIFQACLSPGDAATILASLDEIKNNPDLVKSLHEKNKYMRDRLTRMGFDLGKSQSPIIPIYISDVQTLMTFNRELFSRGIFSVSVVYPAVKPKEGRIRLILNTSHTKTQIDKTVEILSELAEKYNIISKQNVSTDAQPTFNDYLLALTAKQEELASAEK, encoded by the coding sequence ATGGATACATTCAAGCCTATAAAACAATATTATGCTGAGCTTCAGAACCAAGGTCTTACTGACCTGGCCGCGATCTCTGAAAAACTTTATGATTATCAAAAAAAACAACAGGAACTGGGTTTGTTTTCTCAGAACGGTTTTACCAAAAAGGGCAGCGACAGCGCAGCCACTATTATCGGCGCATTCAATGTGCCCGAACAGGATTGTATCCTCTGGTGCATCAACCATTATCTGGGATTGAACCGCAGTCAGTCGGTAATAGACAAATCCTGCGCGGCTATCCGGCAATACGGCACCGGCGCAGGTACCTCGGCAATGTCCGGAGGTATGAGTTCGCTGCACAAAGAAATAGAATCAAGAATAGGGAAGCTGATGGATAAAGAGGCTGTGCTGCTTTTTCCAACAGGTTACACGGCCAATCTGGGCTGTCTGTCTATATTGCCCGGGAAAAACGATATAATTCTCTTTGACCGGGAATGTCACGCCTCTATGATAGACGGCATTAAACTTTCAGGAAAAAAGTGGATACCTTTTGACCATAATAGCGTGGAAGATCTGGAAGATAAAATAGCCAAATTTACAGGAAAATATGAAAACATCCTGGTAGTATTGGAATCGGCTTATTCCATGAGCGGAGACCTGGCCCCCCTGAAGGAGATATGCGCCTTAAAGTCTAAATATCGATTTTATATGTATGTTGATGAAGCCCACACTTTTGGGATCTATGGAAAAGATGGCGCCGGTTATTGCGCCGAACTGGGTGTGTCATCGGACGTAGACTTCATAGTTTCAACTTTATCCAAGGCAACGGCTTCTATCGGCGGATTCGTCGCAACTCAGGCGAAATATATCCCCCTGATCATGTGGGGCGCCAATTCTTATATATTTCAGGCTTGCCTTTCACCCGGTGACGCGGCAACTATTCTGGCTTCATTGGATGAGATCAAAAACAATCCGGACCTGGTTAAATCGCTGCATGAAAAAAACAAGTATATGCGTGACCGTCTAACCCGGATGGGGTTTGACCTGGGAAAAAGCCAAAGCCCTATAATCCCGATCTATATTTCAGATGTTCAAACTTTGATGACCTTCAATAGAGAACTTTTCAGCCGGGGTATTTTCTCCGTATCGGTCGTATATCCAGCGGTAAAGCCGAAAGAAGGCCGGATAAGACTGATCCTGAATACTTCCCATACTAAAACACAAATCGACAAAACCGTTGAAATACTCAGCGAATTGGCCGAGAAGTACAACATAATAAGCAAACAGAACGTTTCCACCGACGCCCAGCCGACCTTTAACGACTATTTACTGGCTTTAACAGCAAAACAAGAGGAACTGGCTTCCGCGGAAAAATAA
- a CDS encoding cyclic nucleotide-binding domain-containing protein, translating to MNTKILQDCELFQYLNSQQLDLFKNSIKESKLKKGEVVFSQGDTDNSLFILIDGQVSIRFILHVNTGEIRPIINKIDKGNFFGEFALIDAQPRTATAIALEDSVLWRITKEDFDKVLEDNKEVGYIIVKNLLKILIQRIRQTDQQLQGALLIGWNAYKFDKLDEK from the coding sequence ATGAATACGAAAATTTTGCAGGATTGTGAGCTTTTCCAGTATTTAAACAGCCAACAGCTGGATCTATTTAAAAATTCCATAAAAGAAAGCAAATTAAAAAAAGGAGAAGTGGTTTTTTCTCAGGGGGATACGGACAATAGTCTTTTTATTCTTATCGACGGACAAGTCAGCATCAGGTTTATTTTACATGTTAATACCGGAGAAATAAGGCCGATCATCAACAAAATCGATAAAGGAAACTTTTTTGGGGAGTTCGCGCTGATCGATGCCCAGCCCAGAACAGCTACGGCTATTGCCCTGGAGGACAGTGTTTTATGGCGTATCACTAAAGAAGATTTTGATAAAGTATTAGAAGATAATAAGGAAGTGGGCTATATAATCGTCAAAAATTTGCTAAAGATCCTAATTCAGAGAATACGGCAGACCGACCAGCAACTGCAGGGAGCGCTGCTTATAGGCTGGAACGCTTACAAGTTTGACAAACTGGATGAAAAATAG
- a CDS encoding acetyl-CoA carboxylase carboxyltransferase subunit alpha — protein sequence MQKEIILDFEKPILKLYEKINSLKALSEKSLIDLSEEINVLKAKVLKIKQDVYDNLRPDQIIKISRHPLRPTTLDYISLIFTDFVELHGDRCFGDDPAIVGGFSRINGQKIAVIGHQKGKDTKDNIYRNFGMPQPEGYRKALRIMQLAEKLSMPVITFVDTPGAFPGIEAEKHGQAEAIARNLKEMSALKVPVLSLITGEGGSGGALGIAVANEVLILEFAVYSVISPEGCAAILFNDAKRSAEAAVALKITAPELIKLKVVDGIVSEPPGGAHLNPEAMAETMKTTILNSLEKYKKLSPEKIRQERFKKFRAFGFFEEK from the coding sequence ATGCAAAAAGAAATTATTCTGGATTTTGAAAAACCGATCCTCAAGCTTTATGAAAAAATTAACAGCTTAAAAGCTCTGTCTGAAAAAAGTCTGATCGATTTAAGTGAAGAAATTAATGTACTCAAAGCAAAGGTCCTGAAAATAAAACAGGATGTATATGATAATTTAAGGCCGGACCAGATTATAAAAATTTCCAGACATCCGCTAAGACCTACAACCCTGGACTATATTTCTTTAATTTTTACTGATTTTGTGGAACTGCACGGTGACAGGTGTTTCGGAGATGACCCGGCTATTGTCGGTGGATTTTCCAGGATCAATGGCCAAAAGATTGCCGTGATCGGACATCAAAAAGGTAAAGACACCAAGGACAATATTTACCGAAATTTCGGCATGCCTCAACCCGAAGGCTACCGTAAAGCTTTGAGAATAATGCAGCTGGCCGAAAAACTTTCCATGCCTGTAATCACTTTTGTGGATACGCCCGGTGCCTTTCCTGGAATTGAAGCTGAAAAGCATGGTCAAGCTGAAGCTATTGCCAGAAATCTTAAAGAAATGTCGGCATTAAAAGTACCTGTTCTTTCACTAATTACCGGTGAGGGGGGTAGTGGAGGCGCACTGGGTATCGCGGTGGCTAACGAAGTGCTAATACTGGAATTTGCCGTTTATTCAGTAATTTCCCCGGAGGGCTGTGCTGCCATTTTGTTTAATGACGCCAAAAGGTCGGCCGAAGCTGCCGTAGCCCTCAAAATAACCGCACCGGAACTTATCAAACTAAAAGTGGTAGATGGCATCGTCAGTGAACCGCCCGGGGGGGCGCACCTTAACCCCGAAGCCATGGCTGAAACCATGAAGACAACTATTCTGAACAGTTTGGAAAAATATAAAAAACTATCACCTGAAAAAATCCGTCAGGAACGTTTCAAAAAATTTCGTGCCTTTGGTTTTTTTGAGGAAAAATAA